In a single window of the Biomphalaria glabrata chromosome 13, xgBioGlab47.1, whole genome shotgun sequence genome:
- the LOC129922557 gene encoding fibrinogen C domain-containing protein 1-like produces MCDTKTDGGGWIIFQKRINGKVDFYRGWKEYRNGFGDFNIGEFYLGNENTFDRDNDKKSWNCAQHYSGAWWYNNCHPYSLNGKWGSKTLGQGLHWYSLTGPENSVSFSEMKLRERK; encoded by the exons ATGTGTGACACCAAGACAGACGGCGGTGGATGGATCATCTTTCAGAAAAGAATCAACGGTAAAGTAGATTTCTATAGAGGCTGGAAGGAGTATCGTAACGGCTTTGGAGATTTCAACATTGGAGAATTTTATCTGGGGAATGAAAA TACTTTTGATAGAGATAATGACAAGAAGAGTTGGAACTGTGCACAACACTATTCAGGTGCTTGGTGGTACAATAATTGTCATCCTTACTCTCTTAACGGGAAATGGGGAAGTAAAACATTAGGCCAAGGATTGCACTGGTATAGTTTAACTGGACCTGAGAACAGTGTTTCATTTAGTGAGATGAaactgagagaaagaaagtaa